In Oryza sativa Japonica Group chromosome 3, ASM3414082v1, one DNA window encodes the following:
- the LOC107276862 gene encoding NAC domain-containing protein 72: MDDDEIALEPGYAFRPSDDGLITLFLRPKIAKIPFEHRLINHADVYSADPTELVGEHRPAPGTHGSGSVWYFFCSPRYTSKRKASGRRQRAVGGESVWKSEGGKKAVIGADGRRVGYLQKFSYHYTGQGHL, translated from the coding sequence atggacgacgacgagatcGCTCTGGAGCCAGGCTACGCTTTCCGCCCTTCCGACGACGGCCTCATCACCCTCTTCCTCCGCCCCAAGATCGCCAAGATCCCCTTCGAGCACCGCCTCATCAACCACGCCGACGTCTACTCCGCCGATCCgacggagctcgtcggcgagcaCAGACCGGCGCCGGGAACCCATGGGAGCGGCAGCGTCTGGTACTTCTTCTGCTCCCCGCGCTACACCAGCAAGCGCAAGGCCTCCGGGAGGCGGCAGCGCGCGGTCGGCGGCGAGAGCGTGTGGAAGTCGGAGGGCGGCAAGAAGGCCGTGATCGGCGCCGATGGCCGCCGCGTCGGGTACCTCCAGAAGTTCTCCTATCACTACACTGgtcaaggtcacctgtga
- the LOC4334736 gene encoding anthocyanidin 5,3-O-glucosyltransferase yields MRTKTFVLFPSLGVGHLNPMVEMAKHLRRRGLAVVVAVIDPPDNDATSADATARLAAANPSITFRLLPAPPSPDAAAHPARRALDALRLANPVLREFLRSLPDAADALLLDAFCVDALDVAAELAIPAYFFFPSGASALAALLHLPYYYPDVPSFREMGMALVRLPGMPPLRAVDMVATVQDKESDATKVRLYQFKRMAEAKGVLVNSFDRLEPKALNALAAGVCVPDKPTPRVYCIGPLVDAAAGKNGERHPCLAWLDAQPRQSVVFLCFGSKGAFPAAQLKDIARGLENSGHRFLWAVRSPPEEQSTSPEPDLERLLPAGFLERTKHRGMVVKNWAPQAEVVRHEAAGAFVTHCGWNSTLEAIMSALPMICWPLYAEQAMNRVLMVEEMKVAVALDGGEVGGALVAVAAEEVEAKVRLVMETEEGRKLRERVVETRDMALDAINGGGSSEIAFDEFMRDLEKMNSLENGGGRSC; encoded by the coding sequence ATGAGGACAAAGACGTTTGTGTTGTTCCCGTCTCTTGGCGTCGGCCACCTCAACCCCATGGTGGAGATGGCCAAgcacctgcgccgccgcggcctcgccgtcgtcgtcgcggtgATCGACCCGCCCGACAACGACGCCACCTCGGCCGACGCGACGGCGCGCCTCGCCGCGGCCAACCCGTCCATCACGTTCCGCCtcctgccggcgccgcccagcCCGGACGCCGCCGCGCACCCGGCCAGGCGCGCCCTCGACGCGCTCCGCCTGGCCAACCCCGTGCTCCGGGAGTTCCTCCGCTCGCtgcccgacgccgccgacgccctcctgCTCGACGCGTTCTGCGTCGACGCGCTCGACGTCGCGGCCGAGCTCGCCATCCCCGCCtacttcttcttcccctccggtgccagcgccctcgccgccttgcTCCACCTCCCGTATTACTACCCCGACGTGCCGTCGTTCAGGGAGATGGGCATGGCGCTCGTCCGCCTCCCCGGCATGCCGCCGCTCCGCGCCGTCGACATGGTGGCGACGGTGCAGGACAAGGAGAGCGACGCGACCAAGGTCCGGCTGTACCAGTTCAAGCGGATGGCGGAGGCGAAGGGCGTGCTCGTGAACAGCTTCGATCGGCTGGAGCCCAAGGCCCTGaacgcgctcgccgccggcgtctgcGTTCCCGACAAGCCCACGCCGAGGGTCTACTGCATCGGGCCActggtcgacgccgccgccggcaagaaCGGCGAGAGACACCCGTGCCTCGCGTGGCTGGACGCGCAGCCGCGCCAGAGTGTCGTGTTCCTCTGCTTCGGCAGCAAGGGCGCGTTCCCGGCGGCGCAGCTGAAGGACATAGCTCGTGGGCTGGAGAACTCCGGCCACCGTTTCCTGTGGGCAGTGAGGAGCCCGCCGGAGGAGCAGAGCACATCGCCGGAGCCTGACCTGGAGCGGCTGCTGCCGGCGGGGTTCTTGGAGAGGACGAAGCATCGCGGCATGGTGGTCAAGAACTGGGCGCCACAGGCGGAGGTGGTGCGgcacgaggcggccggcgcgttcgtgacgcactgcgggtggaactcgacgCTGGAGGCGATCATGTCGGCGCTGCCGATGATTTGCTGGCCGCTTTACGCGGAGCAGGCGATGAACAGGGTGCTCATGGTGGAGGAGATGAAGGTCGCCGTggcgctcgacggcggcgaggtgggtggcgcgttggtggcggtggcggcggaggaggtggaggcgaagGTGAGGCTGGTGATGGAGACCGAGGAAGGGAGGAAGCTCAGGGAGAGGGTGGTGGAGACGAGAGACATGGCGCTGGATGCCATCAACGGAGGTGGGTCTTCTGAGATTGCATTTGATGAGTTCATGAGAGATTTGGAGAAGATGAACAGCTTGGAGAACGGAGGAGGACGCAGCTGCTGA
- the LOC4334737 gene encoding prohibitin-2, mitochondrial: MNFKGAKMPSPPPAAAAGRLVKVGLLGGAAIYAAFNSLYNVEGGHRAIVFNRLEGIKDKVYPEGTHFMIPWFERPIIYDVRARPNLVESTSGSRDLQMVRIGLRVLTRPLPEKLPTIYRSLGENFNERVLPSIIHETLKAVVAQYNASQLITQREAVSREIRKILTERASNFNIALDDVSITSLSFGKEFTHAIEAKQVAAQEAERAKFIVEKAEQDKRSAIIRAQGEAKSAQLIGEAINNNPAFLALRQIEAAREISHTMASSNNKVYLDSKDLLLGLQQLNVDNKNKK; encoded by the exons ATGAACTTCAAGGGCGCGAAGatgccgagcccgccgccggcggctgccGCGGGGCGGCTGGTGAAGGTGGGGCTGctgggcggcgccgccatctacGCCGCCTTCAACAGCCTCTACAACGTCGAGGGAGGCCACCGCGCCATCGTCTTCAACCGCCTCGAGGGCATCAAGGACAAG GTGTACCCTGAGGGGACTCACTTCATGATCCCGTGGTTCGAGAGGCCGATCATCTACGATGTCCGAGCCCGCCCCAACCTCGTCGAGAGCACTTCTGGAAGCCGTGATCTCCAGATG GTGAGAATTGGTCTTCGTGTCCTTACAAGACCGTTACCAGAGAAGCTACCAACCATCTACAGGTCCCTGGGGGAGAATTTCAATGAGAGAGTTTTGCCTTCAATCATTCATGAAACACTCAAAGCGGTGGTTGCACAGTACAATGCCAGTCAACTAATCACACAGAGAGAG GCTGTGAGCAGGGAGATTAGGAAGATCCTGACAGAGAGGGCTAGCAACTTCAACATTGCTCTGGATGATGTGTCCATCACAAGTCTCAGCTTTGGAAAAGAGTTCACTCATGCAATTGAAGCCAAGCAGGTTGCTGCACAAGAAGCTGAGCGTGCAAAGTTCATTGTTGAGAAGGCTGAACAAGACAAGAGGAGTGCGATCATCAGAGCACAG GGTGAGGCTAAGAGTGCACAGCTGATTGGTGAGGCGATTAACAACAACCCTGCCTTCCTCGCTCTCCGACAGATTGAAGCTGCCAGGGAGATCTCTCACACCATGGCAAGCTCAAACAACAAGGTGTACCTGGATTCCAAGGACCTCTTGCTTGGGCTCCAGCAGCTGAATGTGGACAACAAAAACAAGAAGTGA
- the LOC4334738 gene encoding shaggy-related protein kinase kappa isoform X4: MAELLLGQPLFPGESGVDQLVEIIKVLGTPTREEIKCMNPNYTEFKFPQIKAHPWHKVFQKRLPPEAVDLVSRFLQYSPNLRCTAMEACMHPFFDELRDPNTRLPNGRPLPPLFNFRTQELNGIPPEAIERLVPEHARRQSLFMALRT, from the exons ATGGCAGAGCTTCTGCTTGGACAG CCTCTGTTCCCTGGGGAAAGTGGAGTTGATCAGCTGGTCGAGATTATCAAG GTTTTGGGTACTCCAACAAGGGAAGAGATCAAGTGCATGAATCCGAACTACACGGAGTTCAAATTCCCTCAAATTAAGGCTCATCCATGGCACAAG GTTTTCCAAAAAAGGCTTCCACCTGAAGCAGTGGACCTTGTAAGCAGGTTTCTGCAATACTCACCAAATCTTCGGTGCACCGCT ATGGAAGCCTGCATGCACCCTTTCTTTGATGAGTTGAGAGATCCAAACACTCGTCTACCTAATGggcgtcctcttcctcctctcttcaaCTTCAGAACACAAG AGCTAAATGGCATCCCTCCAGAAGCCATCGAACGTCTGGTTCCCGAGCATGCGAGAAGGCAGAGTTTGTTCATGGCGCTGCGCACCTAG
- the LOC4334738 gene encoding shaggy-related protein kinase kappa isoform X1: MAYSGLRHGGVGSSSRPGHGFKGPASSVECLGREMLEMQLRDSKPDVGDEKNTERDVVDGSSAEAGHIIATTIRGRNGLPKQSVTYIAEHVVGTGSFGVVYQAKCRETGEIVAIKKVLQDKRYKNRELQIMHMLDHPNIVGLKHYFFSTTERDELYLNLVLEYVPETVNRIARQYSRMNQRVPLIYVKLYTYQICRALAYIHNCVGICHRDIKPQNVLVNPHTHQLKICDFGSAKVLVKGEPNISYICSRYYRAPELIFGATEYTTAIDLWSTGCVMAELLLGQPLFPGESGVDQLVEIIKVLGTPTREEIKCMNPNYTEFKFPQIKAHPWHKVFQKRLPPEAVDLVSRFLQYSPNLRCTAMEACMHPFFDELRDPNTRLPNGRPLPPLFNFRTQELNGIPPEAIERLVPEHARRQSLFMALRT; the protein is encoded by the exons ATGGCCTATTCTGGACTAAGGCATGGCGGCGTTGGGAGCTCCTCTCGGCCGGGACATGGATTCAAGGGCCCGGCTAGTTCGGTTGAATGTCTAGGAAGGGAGATGCTGGAAATGCAATTGAGGGATTCCAAACCAGATGTTGGTGATGAAAAG AACACTGAACGAGATGTAGTCGACGGCTCTAGCGCTGAAGCTGGTCACATAATAGCTACTACGATCCGTGGCCGAAATGGTCTACCTAAACAG TCTGTCACTTATATTGCTGAGCATGTGGTCGGAACTGGTTCTTTTGGGGTTGTATATCAG GCCAAATGTCGAGAAACAGGAGAAATTGTTGCCATTAAAAAGGTTCTTCAAGATAAACGTTACAAGAACAGGGAATTGCAAATTATGCATATGCTGGATCATCCTAATATTGTTGGTCTTAAGCATTACTTCTTCTCAACCACTGAAAGGGATGAACTTTACCTCAATCTTGTCCTTGAGTATGTTCCAGAGACAGTAAACCGAATTGCGAGACAGTACAGCAGAATGAATCAACGGGTGCCCCTCATTTATGTCAAATTATACACTTATCAG ATATGCCGAGCACTTGCTTACATACATAACTGTGTTGGCATCTGCCACCGTGATATAAAACCACAGAATGTTCTT GTTAACCCACATACACACCAGCTCAAAATATGTGATTTTGGCAGTGCAAAAGTTTTG GTCAAAGGAGAGCCAAATATCTCCTACATATGCTCAAGATATTACAGGGCACCAGAGCTCATATTTGGTGCAACTGAATATACTACTGCCATTGATTTGTGGTCTACAGGCTGTGTCATGGCAGAGCTTCTGCTTGGACAG CCTCTGTTCCCTGGGGAAAGTGGAGTTGATCAGCTGGTCGAGATTATCAAG GTTTTGGGTACTCCAACAAGGGAAGAGATCAAGTGCATGAATCCGAACTACACGGAGTTCAAATTCCCTCAAATTAAGGCTCATCCATGGCACAAG GTTTTCCAAAAAAGGCTTCCACCTGAAGCAGTGGACCTTGTAAGCAGGTTTCTGCAATACTCACCAAATCTTCGGTGCACCGCT ATGGAAGCCTGCATGCACCCTTTCTTTGATGAGTTGAGAGATCCAAACACTCGTCTACCTAATGggcgtcctcttcctcctctcttcaaCTTCAGAACACAAG AGCTAAATGGCATCCCTCCAGAAGCCATCGAACGTCTGGTTCCCGAGCATGCGAGAAGGCAGAGTTTGTTCATGGCGCTGCGCACCTAG
- the LOC4334738 gene encoding shaggy-related protein kinase kappa isoform X3: MFLLTHIHTSSKYVILAVQKFWSKESQISPTYAQDITGHQSSYLVQLNILLPLICGLQAVSWQSFCLDSLCSLGKVELISWSRLSSALQVLGTPTREEIKCMNPNYTEFKFPQIKAHPWHKVFQKRLPPEAVDLVSRFLQYSPNLRCTAMEACMHPFFDELRDPNTRLPNGRPLPPLFNFRTQELNGIPPEAIERLVPEHARRQSLFMALRT, translated from the exons ATGTTCTT GTTAACCCACATACACACCAGCTCAAAATATGTGATTTTGGCAGTGCAAAAGTTTTG GTCAAAGGAGAGCCAAATATCTCCTACATATGCTCAAGATATTACAGGGCACCAGAGCTCATATTTGGTGCAACTGAATATACTACTGCCATTGATTTGTGGTCTACAGGCTGTGTCATGGCAGAGCTTCTGCTTGGACAG CCTCTGTTCCCTGGGGAAAGTGGAGTTGATCAGCTGGTCGAGATTATCAAG CGCCTTGCAGGTTTTGGGTACTCCAACAAGGGAAGAGATCAAGTGCATGAATCCGAACTACACGGAGTTCAAATTCCCTCAAATTAAGGCTCATCCATGGCACAAG GTTTTCCAAAAAAGGCTTCCACCTGAAGCAGTGGACCTTGTAAGCAGGTTTCTGCAATACTCACCAAATCTTCGGTGCACCGCT ATGGAAGCCTGCATGCACCCTTTCTTTGATGAGTTGAGAGATCCAAACACTCGTCTACCTAATGggcgtcctcttcctcctctcttcaaCTTCAGAACACAAG AGCTAAATGGCATCCCTCCAGAAGCCATCGAACGTCTGGTTCCCGAGCATGCGAGAAGGCAGAGTTTGTTCATGGCGCTGCGCACCTAG
- the LOC4334738 gene encoding shaggy-related protein kinase delta isoform X2: MHMLDHPNIVGLKHYFFSTTERDELYLNLVLEYVPETVNRIARQYSRMNQRVPLIYVKLYTYQICRALAYIHNCVGICHRDIKPQNVLVNPHTHQLKICDFGSAKVLVKGEPNISYICSRYYRAPELIFGATEYTTAIDLWSTGCVMAELLLGQPLFPGESGVDQLVEIIKVLGTPTREEIKCMNPNYTEFKFPQIKAHPWHKVFQKRLPPEAVDLVSRFLQYSPNLRCTAMEACMHPFFDELRDPNTRLPNGRPLPPLFNFRTQELNGIPPEAIERLVPEHARRQSLFMALRT, translated from the exons ATGCATATGCTGGATCATCCTAATATTGTTGGTCTTAAGCATTACTTCTTCTCAACCACTGAAAGGGATGAACTTTACCTCAATCTTGTCCTTGAGTATGTTCCAGAGACAGTAAACCGAATTGCGAGACAGTACAGCAGAATGAATCAACGGGTGCCCCTCATTTATGTCAAATTATACACTTATCAG ATATGCCGAGCACTTGCTTACATACATAACTGTGTTGGCATCTGCCACCGTGATATAAAACCACAGAATGTTCTT GTTAACCCACATACACACCAGCTCAAAATATGTGATTTTGGCAGTGCAAAAGTTTTG GTCAAAGGAGAGCCAAATATCTCCTACATATGCTCAAGATATTACAGGGCACCAGAGCTCATATTTGGTGCAACTGAATATACTACTGCCATTGATTTGTGGTCTACAGGCTGTGTCATGGCAGAGCTTCTGCTTGGACAG CCTCTGTTCCCTGGGGAAAGTGGAGTTGATCAGCTGGTCGAGATTATCAAG GTTTTGGGTACTCCAACAAGGGAAGAGATCAAGTGCATGAATCCGAACTACACGGAGTTCAAATTCCCTCAAATTAAGGCTCATCCATGGCACAAG GTTTTCCAAAAAAGGCTTCCACCTGAAGCAGTGGACCTTGTAAGCAGGTTTCTGCAATACTCACCAAATCTTCGGTGCACCGCT ATGGAAGCCTGCATGCACCCTTTCTTTGATGAGTTGAGAGATCCAAACACTCGTCTACCTAATGggcgtcctcttcctcctctcttcaaCTTCAGAACACAAG AGCTAAATGGCATCCCTCCAGAAGCCATCGAACGTCTGGTTCCCGAGCATGCGAGAAGGCAGAGTTTGTTCATGGCGCTGCGCACCTAG
- the LOC4334739 gene encoding prolycopene isomerase, chloroplastic, with translation MASAALASRALPPPPRHCARRPRAPPTTAPRPRRGCAAAARPARCRAVAADERPADPSIPEGEDGALSGEAERPEADVVVIGSGIGGLCCAGLLARYNQDVLVLESHDRPGGAAHSFDIKGFNFDSGPSLFSGFQSRGPQANPLAQVLDALGESVPCASYDSWMVYVPEGQFLSRIGPTDFLKDLDEFVGADAVQEWKKLLDAVIPISAAAMALPPLSIRGDLGVLSTSAGRYAPSLLKSILQMGPQGALGATKLLRPFSEIVDSLGLKNPFVRNWIDLLCFLLAGVKSDGALSAEMVYMFAEWYKPGCSLEYPLEGSGAIIDALVRGIKKFGGRLALRSHVEKILIENGRAVGVKLQSGQIVRARKAVVSNASMWDTLDLLPPDAVPRSYQDKVKATPQCESFMHLHLGFDVENAREDLGIHHIVVNDWNKGVDADQNVVLISVPTVLGNGLAPPGKHVLHAYTPGTEPFSLWEGLDRKSAEYRRLKEERSEVMWKAVELALGPRFSREKCDVKLVGSPLTHKRFLRRNRGTYGPAIKAGEATFPGQATPIPQLFCCGDSTFPGIGVPAVAASGAIVANTLVSVSQHSELLDAVGI, from the exons ATGGCTTCCGCCGCCTTGGCCTCCCgcgcgctgccgcctccgccccgCCACTGcgctcgccgcccgcgcgctcCACCGACCACCGCCCCACGGCCACGACGCGGATGcgcggccgccgctcgtccCGCGCGCTGCAGGGCGGTGGCCGCCGACGAGCGCCCCGCGGACCCCTCCATCCCCGAGGGCGAGGACGGCGCGCTCTCCGG GGAGGCGGAGAGGCCGGAGGCGGACGTCGTCGTCATCGGGAGCGGGATCGGCGGGCTGTGCTGCGCGGGGCTCCTGGCGAGGTATAACCAGGACGTGCTCGTGCTCGAGAGCCATGACCGCCCCGGAGGCGCCGCGCACTCGTTTGACATCAAGGGCTTCAACTTCGACTCGGGCCCTTCCCTGTTCTCCGGCTTCCAGTCCAGAGGCCCCCAGGCCAATCCCCTCGCCCAG GTCCTTGATGCGCTAGGCGAATCAGTTCCATGTGCCTCATATGATTCCTGGATGGTTTATGTACCTGAAGGCCAGTTCCTTTCGCGGATAGGTCCAACTGATTTCCTCAAG GACCTTGATGAATTTGTTGGTGCTGATGCAGTCCAGGAGTGGAAAAAGCTTCTT GATGCAGTTATTCCTATCTCTGCAGCTGCAATGGCTTTGCCTCCACTTTCCATTCGAGGTGATTTAGGTGTTCTCTCCACATCTGCTGGTAGATATGCTCCTTCTCTGTTGAAATCAATCCTGCAAATGGGACCTCAAGGGGCTCTTGGTGCTACAAAACTTCTAAGACCTTTCTCAGAGATCGTTGATTCATTGGGCCTGAAAAACCCCTTTGTTCGTAATTGGATCGATCTCTTGTGTTTTCTACTTGCTGGAGTCAAATCTGATGGTGCTCTTTCTGCAGAAATG GTTTATATGTTTGCAGAATGGTATAAACCAGGATGCTCGCTTGAGTATCCTCTTGAGGGAAGCGGAGCAATAATAGATGCTCTTGTGCGAGGAATAAAAAAATTTGGTGGCAGGCTTGCTCTTCGTTCGCATGTTGAAAAGATTTTAATTGAGAATGGTCGAGCAGTTGGTGTCAAGCTACAAAGTGGACAA ATTGTGCGCGCAAGGAAAGCAGTTGTTAGCAATGCATCTATGTGGGATACTTTGGATTTGCTGCCACCAGATGCTGTCCCAAGATCATATCAAGACAAAGTGAAAGCAACTCCACAATGTGAATCATTTATGCATCTCCACTTGGGTTTTGATGTCGAG AATGCCAGAGAGGACCTTGGAATCCATCATATTGTGGTTAATGATTGGAACAAAGGAGTTGATGCTGACCAGAACGTTGTATTGATATCAGTTCCTACTGTTCTTGGAAATGGCTTAGCACCGCCTGGAAAGCACGTCCTACATGCTTATACACCAGGAACAGAACCTTTCAGTTTGTGGGAAGGACTAGATAGGAAAAGCGCCGAGTATCGAAGGCTGAAAGAAGAACGCTCTGAG GTGATGTGGAAAGCCGTGGAGCTTGCCCTTGGTCCAAGATTTAGCAGAGAAAAATGCGATGTGAAGCTGGTTGGATCACCATTAACACACAAGAGGTTCCTCCGAAGAAATAGAGGAACCTATGGTCCAGCCATAAAAGCTGGGGAGGCCACTTTCCCTGGGCAGGCAACACCTATACCCCAGCTATTCTGCTGTGGTGACTCGACTTTTCCAGGCATCGGTGTACCGGCCGTCGCTGCAAGTGGTGCAATTGTCGCAAACACGCTAGTCTCCGTGTCACAACATTCAGAGCTTCTTGATGCTGTTGGAATTTGA